Within the Streptomyces sp. YIM 121038 genome, the region CTCGCCAAGTTCGGCCTGAAGGCCGAGCACGTGCTGCGCTCCGCGGCGACGCTCTCCCCGGGCGAGCGCACCCGCGCCGCGCTCGCGCTGCTCCAGGGCCGCGGCGTGAACCTGCTGGTCCTCGACGAGCCGACGAACCACCTCGACCTGCCGGCCATCGAACAGCTGGAGTCCGCCCTCGACTCCTACACGGGCACGCTGCTGCTCGTCACGCACGACCGCCGCATGCTCGACGCCGTCCACGTCACCCGCCGCCTGGAGGTGGCGGACGGCAAGGTGACCGAACGGTCCCCCTGACCTCCCCAAGGGGGCGCCCCGTACTGGGGCACCCCCTCAGGGGCGCGGGGAACTGCGCGACCAGCCACGACGAGCCCGCAGACGCTTGACGGCACGGCGTGGCACATCGCGCGGCGCACTCAGCGTCGCTTGGGGTCGACCAACCCGGCGCGGCGCAGAGCCTCCGCCATCGCGTCGTTGGCAGGCGGCGCAGCCTTCCGCTGCCCTCCGCCCTTGGCGGCACGGCCGCCCCGGTTCTGCTGGCCCCCGCCCCGGCCCTGCCGAGGCTGCGGCGGCCGCCCACCGCCCTCCCGCTGCCCGCTGCCGCCCGAGGCATCGTCGTCCAGACGCAGCGTCAGCGAGATCCGCTTGCGCGGCACGTCGACGTCCAGGACCTTCACCTTCACGATGTCGCCCGGCTTCACCACGTCCCGCGGGTCCTTGACGAAGGTCTTGGACATCGCGGAGACGTGCACCATGCCGTCCTGGTGGACACCGACGTCGACGAACGCGCCGAACGCCGCGACGTTCGTGACCACGCCCTCCAGCACCATCCCCGACGTCAGGTCGCCGATCTTCTCGACGCCCTCCTTGAACGTGGCCGTCTTGAAGGCCGGCCGTGGGTCGCGACCGGGCTTCTCCAGTTCCCTGAGGATGTCCGTGACGGTCGGCAGCCCGAAGACGTCGTCCACGAAGGCGGCGGGCTTCAGGGCGCGCAGCGTCGCCGTGCTGCCGATGAGGGACGGCACGTCGACGCCCGCCTCCCGCACCATCCGCCGCACCACGGGGTACGCCTCGGGGTGCACGCTGGAGGCGTCCAGCGGGTCGTCGCCGCCGCGGATGCGAAGGAAGCCCGCGCACTGCTCGTACGCCTTCGGGCCGAGGCGCGCGACGTCCTTGAGGGCCTTGCGGTTGCGGAAGGGGCCGTTCGCGTCACGGTGCGCCACGATGTTCTCGGCGAGGCCGGAGCCGATGCCGGAGACGCGGGCGAGCAGCGGGGCGGAGGCCGTGTTCACGTCCACGCCCACGCCGTTCACACAGTCCTCGACGACCGCGTCGAGGGAGCGGGAGAGCTTCACCTCGGACAGGTCGTGCTGGTACTGGCCGACGCCGATGGACTTCGGGTCGATCTTCACCAGCTCGGCGAGCGGGTCCTGGAGGCGGCGCGCGATCGAGACGGCGCCGCGCAGCGACACGTCCAGGTCGGGCAGCTCCTGGGAGGCGAAGGCGGAGGCCGAGTACACCGAGGCGCCCGCCTCGGAGACCATCACCTTGGTGAGCTTCAGCTCGGGGTGCCTGCCGATCAGGTCGGCCGCGAGCTTGTCGGTCTCGCGCGACGCGGTGCCGTTGCCGATCGCGATCAGGTCGACCGCGTGCTCCTCGGCGAGCCGCGCGAGCTTGGCGAGGGACTCGTCCCACTTGTTCGCAGGGACGTGCGGGTAGATGGTGTCGGTCGCCACGACCTTGCCGGTCGCGTCCACGACGGCGACCTTCACACCCGTACGGAAACCCGGGTCGAGGCCGAGCGTCGCACGCGTGCCCGCGGGGGCGGCGAGCAGCAGGTCGCGCAGGTTCGACGCGAAGACGCGCACGGCCTCGTCCTCGGCCGCGGTGCGCAGGCGCAGCCGCAGGTCGATGCCCAGGTGCACCAGGATGCGGGTGCGCCAGGCCCAGCGGACCGTGTCCGTCAGCCACTTGTCGCCGGGGCGGCCCCGGTCGGCGATGCCGAAGCGCTGCGCCACCGTCCCCTCGAACGAGCTCGGGCCTTCCGTGGCCTCCTCCGGCTCCAGGACGAGGTCCAGGACGTCTTCCTTCTCGCCGCGCAGCAGGGCGAGGATCCGGTGCGAGGGCAGCTCCGTGAACGGCTCGGCGAAGTCGAAGTAGTCGGCGAACTTCGCGCCCGCCTCCTCCTTGCCCGCCCGCACCTTGGCGGCGAGCCGCCCG harbors:
- a CDS encoding Tex family protein, yielding MAPLQTSTPASIESRIAEELGVRERQVKAAVDLLDGGSTVPFIARYRKEATESLDDAQLRTLEERLRYLRELEERRAAILESVREQGKLTDDLEARIREADTKARLEDIYLPYKPKRRTKAQIAREAGLEPLAEGLLGDPGVEPLAAAAAFVDADKGVADAQAALDGARAILTERFSEDADLIGELRERMWVRGRLAAKVRAGKEEAGAKFADYFDFAEPFTELPSHRILALLRGEKEDVLDLVLEPEEATEGPSSFEGTVAQRFGIADRGRPGDKWLTDTVRWAWRTRILVHLGIDLRLRLRTAAEDEAVRVFASNLRDLLLAAPAGTRATLGLDPGFRTGVKVAVVDATGKVVATDTIYPHVPANKWDESLAKLARLAEEHAVDLIAIGNGTASRETDKLAADLIGRHPELKLTKVMVSEAGASVYSASAFASQELPDLDVSLRGAVSIARRLQDPLAELVKIDPKSIGVGQYQHDLSEVKLSRSLDAVVEDCVNGVGVDVNTASAPLLARVSGIGSGLAENIVAHRDANGPFRNRKALKDVARLGPKAYEQCAGFLRIRGGDDPLDASSVHPEAYPVVRRMVREAGVDVPSLIGSTATLRALKPAAFVDDVFGLPTVTDILRELEKPGRDPRPAFKTATFKEGVEKIGDLTSGMVLEGVVTNVAAFGAFVDVGVHQDGMVHVSAMSKTFVKDPRDVVKPGDIVKVKVLDVDVPRKRISLTLRLDDDASGGSGQREGGGRPPQPRQGRGGGQQNRGGRAAKGGGQRKAAPPANDAMAEALRRAGLVDPKRR